Below is a window of Leuconostoc gasicomitatum LMG 18811 DNA.
CTGATCCTGTACCCAAACATTTGGTATAACTGACAGTACTTGTAAACTAAAAAACGCAATAACTATACCAATAACACCATATAGTAAAGCACCAAGTACACCATCAACCCAGCCTAATAACGGTATATGACGAATAACTTTTAAAGACCGCAGCACATAATGGCTAATGGCACCACCCAGCATCAATAAAATACAAAAACTAATGCCTGAAGCTAAAAATTGTGAGCCATGACTAACCAGATCTTGTGGTACACTCGTCCGAATAAACTGCCCGTCGACAAAATTTGATATAACTGTACCAAATGGCTTAGAAAATTTAATCGCAATATACCAAACCACAAGCCATAACGCTAACCGCAGCAAGCCATTTACAAACCCGTGACGGTATCCAGACAGCAACCATGCCAGCACAAAAAGTATCGCAATTCCTAATAATATCATAAGTTTGTTGTTCCTTGATTAAATAGCTTATCTGTTATGCGTGCTTGACTATCATGTTTGGCATCATCAATAATTGAGCCAATAGCGTTTTTAGGCTCACGCCTCTTTTTTAGCTTTTGCATGTTTTTTAATTCGGATTCTAATCTGGCAATTTTCGCCTGTAATTCATCAATTTCAGCTTGTTTGTGAAGCTGATCAGAAAGTGCATTAAATGTTAATAATACTGTTTGATCACCTTGAGATAAATTTGGTGCAACCGTTTTTATTTGAATCAATTGTTTATTGAATAAAGTTTCAGTGGCTTTAAAATGTGGCAAACTAGCATTGCCCGAAATTGTATAATTTTTGCCAGCCAAATTAGCCTTGTAATGCTTTTTCTCGTTTTGAGTAACCATTGTTTTTTCCCTTGTTATGTCTAGTCAATTATACACTATATTTCCTTTAACCAAAACTGATATACTTAATAGTATGCAAACAGTCATACAAGTTACACCATCACAATTACTGCTATATCAACGTTAATAACACATTATAAAACATAATAAAAAAGAGATGGAACCAAAAGCTTTCCAAATCCTTTCCAAAATACTATAAAAACGCTGTAGAGGCACACATCAGATGAAATCCGTGGATAACGTTTTTCATCTTTTTTAGTCATAATTTCAATTTTTTATCTGGTGTATTTAGATACTTTATCTAGCCAACTATCATTATGATAAATTCTTTCGACCGCTAAGTCTCCTTGAATTACTTCCTTTTTTGATTTTTTTGAAAGTTCTTTCCAATTTTTTGAAAAGACATAAGTAGCATTTGCATAAATTAAAGATTCCATCACAACGTAATGTTCATACACAAATACTTGATAACCCGCTAGTCCCTCCACTCCCTCATATATAGCTTTGGGATTTTGAGCATTCAAAAAATCCAGTTTTCTCTTCGTATGGCTTATCCTAGATGGCTTGTAACCTAAATCATGATGTAAATAATTTTCAACCATATCCCAACTATCAGCAGGAAGTATCCGCCACTTTAGTTTCGGAACTTTTGGTTTTAACACCTGAAAATCTTCTTTAAATATATTTGCACCTTTAAATATACTCATAACCAAGTTTACAGCACGCTTAATTTTATCATAATCAGCAGCAGTATTTTTAAATGACTCTGTAATGATAACCATATCTTTTTTATCGTGCCTTATTAATGATAAATTATATTCATCGCCAAGGATATATTCTTTAACTTTAACTTCTCTTGTTCTGGATACTTCATGATAGCCATTATGATTATAGTTAGGAACGTCCCAAGAGTACGTTCTAAACTCTTTTCGCTCTGGCTTAACAATGCGCTCAAATCCAAATCTATTTTCATACGCCTTTTTATTTTTTGTAACAGGCAAGAAAGGGTTAACCAATGGTTCATTACCACCATATTCAATCAGTATTTTTTTAAGAGCCCCTAAACCTCCACTAAGGTCTTCAGATGTTATTCCCACAAATATTTTTTCATTCTCCTTGAAATCAGCCAAGTATTTCTTAGGACCAATTATGTAGTTATTTTTTGTAGTAATCATTTTTTATATTCCTCATTGTTATATTAGTTTTATCCTAATACTTTTCACTTTAAATTACAATAAAAAATACGTAAATTTTTTATAAACAAAAAAGCACCCAAACACAAATTAATGTGTCTGAGTGTATAGTCATTTTTTAAATTATTATGTTTTAATCCGTATGATTTGTGAGTGTCAAAATGTGATAATCATTGGGCTCTGTCGCTCTTTGAATGTTATACTTTGTATTTTTATCATCATCAACATGCAATACAATGCTAGTATCAAAATTAAAGGATTCAAAAGAGTCATTAGTTATTTTTCTCACTGCTAATTGAAAATCATATTTAGCGTCATAGCCCTCTATACCTGCTGTACTAGTCATGTTTGTTAAATATACTGCTGCTGGTCTGCTCCACGTTTCTACTTGAACTGTTCCGCTCATTCCGTTTGGATAATCTACCCTTTTAGATTCTATGGCTGTTATCTTATGTGTAAACCGATAGGGGCTGTTTAATAATTTAGCTGACTTACTTTGATACGCCATTATTCTCCCCCTTGATACATATTTCTGATTGAATTAAGTAGTACCATGCTCTGAATCCCAAAGCCTGACTGTTCCACGTTACCAAAATATAAACTTGAGACAATACTTCTAACTGCTTGATTAAAGATATTTTCATCAGTTCCTGATACAACGTCCGCCACCGTTTCACCTTTAACGGTTGTTGATACAATGTAGTCCTGTGCAAAATTGATTAGTGATTGAATTTGTGCTGTTTCTGATATGTTTAAATGTAGCTCATTAATAATTGTGTCCGCTGTTACGATTGCCATATTTTCACCCCTTTTAATATAAATAAAATCCTTCTTTTATTGCTCATATTTTGAGCTATGTACGCCCTAGATACGGCTAGGACTTTTTAATTACTTACCTGAATCACCAAATGTAATAAATACACCAGCGTCTGAATCAGCTACCTTAGTGTCAAAGAAAACACCACCAACTGCTACGGTTGATAAGTTACGATTCTCTTGATAAGTGAAAATCATATTTTCATTGATAGCTTCAACAATGAACGCCTTAGCGTCACCAAAGAATGCTACTTTACCAGCTCCCAATACATCACTTGAAACTACTTCAACTGGATAACCACCGATTGACTTCTTTGTAGCGTCCGTAGCCAATGGTTGCAAAATGTATGCACCTGTTGAATCCTTAGCCTTATCAAGTTCACCAAACAATTCTGCTGTCATAATAAATGACTTGTTAGTGTCTAGATAGTTCACAAATGAATCAACATTGTAAACGTCCTTAATGTCATCAATTGACTTTACTGCTTTAGGTGTGGCTGTCTTCAACAATGCCCCCACCTTTTGCAAACGTGTCAAATCACGCATAGCTGTAATGTGTTGCAAAATAACACGTTGTGCTGACTTTGAGCTGTGAGCTAATTGATATGACATTGGCAAGGCACCGCTATATAGCTTCAAATCAAAGTTCACTTCTTGAATTGCTGGGGCGTCTACTGAGACCGTGTCTGCGTTTTCTGCTGATACTTCTGTGAACCCTGCTGTTGCGTGCTTAACAACTGGAAGTGTGACGTTGTTGCTATCAACTGATACCGTATTAATCAATGACAATACACCAGTTGAGGCTTGTGGTTGGGGTATTGCTCGCTCAATAGCTCTTGTGGGATAATTGGCGCACCGTTTACCGTTGTAAGGTCACGCTTTTCAATTTTTCCCTCTAAAT
It encodes the following:
- a CDS encoding CvpA family protein gives rise to the protein MILLGIAILFVLAWLLSGYRHGFVNGLLRLALWLVVWYIAIKFSKPFGTVISNFVDGQFIRTSVPQDLVSHGSQFLASGISFCILLMLGGAISHYVLRSLKVIRHIPLLGWVDGVLGALLYGVIGIVIAFFSLQVLSVIPNVWVQDQFLNTHQLNELLDNAPFFAEQIYNWWL
- the zapA gene encoding cell division protein ZapA, whose product is MVTQNEKKHYKANLAGKNYTISGNASLPHFKATETLFNKQLIQIKTVAPNLSQGDQTVLLTFNALSDQLHKQAEIDELQAKIARLESELKNMQKLKKRREPKNAIGSIIDDAKHDSQARITDKLFNQGTTNL
- a CDS encoding phage gp6-like head-tail connector protein, producing the protein MAIVTADTIINELHLNISETAQIQSLINFAQDYIVSTTVKGETVADVVSGTDENIFNQAVRSIVSSLYFGNVEQSGFGIQSMVLLNSIRNMYQGGE
- a CDS encoding phage major capsid protein: MINTVSVDSNNVTLPVVKHATAGFTEVSAENADTVSVDAPAIQEVNFDLKLYSGALPMSYQLAHSSKSAQRVILQHITAMRDLTRLQKVGALLKTATPKAVKSIDDIKDVYNVDSFVNYLDTNKSFIMTAELFGELDKAKDSTGAYILQPLATDATKKSIGGYPVEVVSSDVLGAGKVAFFGDAKAFIVEAINENMIFTYQENRNLSTVAVGGVFFDTKVADSDAGVFITFGDSGK